Proteins from a genomic interval of Rosa chinensis cultivar Old Blush chromosome 2, RchiOBHm-V2, whole genome shotgun sequence:
- the LOC112184169 gene encoding uncharacterized protein LOC112184169, translated as MDEFKRALGDCALTTMHAQGPYFTWRGIRHEVEVKVRLDRFVTSNSWRDLFPKSRVIYLSPNESDHPPILLEVRNVRKRRRKRRKRFRFEEFWLREENWRRVVELGWDSATGDISYAKIANKITNKRDALLSWSHARFGSLKRDIEDIRKQLGQFFARAPSAPLCQSWLTLESKLHELLQKE; from the coding sequence ATGGATGAATTCAAACGAGCTTTGGGAGATTGTGCTTTGACCACCATGCATGCACAAGGACCATATTTCACGTGGAGGGGCATTAGGCATGAAGTTGAGGTCAAGGTGAGACTAGACCGCTTTGTTACTAGTAATTCTTGGCGTGACTTGTTTCCTAAGTCTAGAGTGATCTACTTATCTCCCAATGAATCAGATCACCCTCCCATTCTGTTGGAGGTGAGGAACGtaaggaaaaggaggaggaaaCGTAGGAAGAGGTTTCGCTTTGAGGAATTCTGGTTAAGGGAGGAAAATTGGAGACGAGTAGTAGAGTTGGGGTGGGATAGTGCTACAGGGGATATTTCTTATGCTAAGATTGCGAATAAAATTACCAACAAACGTGATGCCCTACTTTCTTGGAGCCATGCACGCTTTGGGAGTTTGAAAAGGGATATTGAAGATATTAGGAAGCAATTGGGTCAGTTCTTTGCTAGGGCTCCTTCAGCGCCTCTGTGCCAATCCTGGTTAACACTTGAGTCCAAGTTACATGAATTACTCCAAAAAGAGTAG